The Tolypothrix sp. PCC 7712 region TATATTCAGTAACTTTTAGCCCTGATGATCAAATGCTTGTTAGTGTAAGTAGTGACTGTACTGTAAAGCTTTGGGATGTCAGAACGGGAAAATGTATGCAAACGTTACTTGGCCATACTGCTACAGTTAGAACAATAGCATTTAGCCCGAATGCTCAAGTTATTGCCAGTGGGAGCGAAGACAAAACAGCAAAATTGTGGGATGTAAAAACTGGCGAATGTTTGATAACCTTTTCAGTGCAAGATAGTCTTGTAAGGGCAATTGCATTTAGTCCCAATGGTGAAATACTTGCTTTTACCGATAGTAATTATACGATTAATTTATGGAATACCCGTATATCTCAGATCCAAAAGATTTTACAAGGACATACTAGTTATGTAAGAGCGATTACTTTTAGCCCTAATGGAAAAATTATTGTAACTTGTAGTCATGACCGCACAATCAAACTATGGGATATCAACACTGGAGAATGTCTAAAAACTTTGCAGGGACACAAAGATGTAGTTAACTCAATTGCTTGTGATTCCAATGGTAAAATTTTGGCTAGTGGTAGCACCGACCGTACAATCAAGCTATGGGATATAAACACAGGTGAATGCCTTACAACTCTAAAAGAGCATGATAATTGGGTACAATCTGTTGCTTTTAGCCCTGATGGTCAAACTTTAGCTAGTGGAAGTCAAGACCATTCGGTAAAGCTATGGGATGTAAACACAGGCGAATGTATTTACCGTTTTCAAGGATATGCTAATTGGTTAAAGTCGGTTGTATTTCACCCTAACGGACAACTCATTGCTAGTGGTGGACAAGACCAAATAGTTAGATTGTGGGATATCAATACAGGTAAATGTACAAAAGAGTTACAGGGGCATAATGATTGGATACGATGTTTAGCCTTTAGCCCCGATGGTCAAATTCTCGCCAGTGGAAGTGGTGACTTTACAATTAGATTATGGGATGTTCAAACTGGAGAATGTACCAAAATTTTACAAGAAGATACTGGAAAATTATTTTCGATAGTATTTAGTCCTGATGGACTTAAACTAGCAATTGCTTCTGGTCGGACAATACAGCTTTGGGACTTTAATACAAAACAAAATATTTATGAAATAAGAGCGCATACTCGCTCTATAACAAAACTTTCTTTTAGTTGTGATGGTCAAATTATTGCCAGTCTTAGTTATGATGACACTGTAAAACTTTGGGATGTTTCAACGGGTAAATGCCTTAAAACTCTAACAGGAGAGAAAAAGAAAAATTGGTCAAGAGCGGGTGCTTTTAGCTCTGACATAAAAATTGTCGCTACCTGTAGTGATGACTATATAGCAAAGCTTTGGAATATTTATACTGGTCAATGTTTAATGACTTTGGAGGAACATACTGGACAAATCAAGGTATTTGCTTTTAGTTTTGATGGTCAGATTCTTGCTACTGGAAGTGATGATTTAAGTATAAAGCTTTGGAATGTACATACAGGTAAATGTTTAATCACATTGCAGGGACATACTAGAACAATATCATCAATTAGTTTTAGTCCCAAGGGTAAAGTTCTTAGCAGTTGTGCCGAAGATGGCATAATCAAAATTTGGAACATTGAAACTGGTGAGTGTTTAAAAACCTTGAGAAGCGATCGCCCTTATGAACGCATGAACATTACAGGCGTTAAAGGCTTAACTGAAGCTGAAAAAGGCACACTTAAAGCATTAGGTGCGGTGGAAGATGGAGAATAAATCTGGGAGATATGCAAGCGATGTTGAGGCGATCGCACTACCCGTCCCTTTACACTAATACAGTAATAGCGATCGCATTCCCAATTCTGGCACGTTTGTAATGTGCGATCGCACCCCCCATCCTTTTACACTAATACAGTAAGAGCGATGTCTGACGACAAGCCACTGCGTGTCTACGCTTCCCCAATTCTGATACGTATAGTAACAAACTCAATTACGCAACTTGATAAACTGTTGGCTGTGGAAGCGGTTCATTTGTGGCTTCGTAAGCCATAATTAAAGACTCTAACGCTTCAATACCGTTCGCCACAGCTTCCTCATAAGTATCGCCATGAGTGCGCCAACGCTGTCCGGGAAAATCAGGAAATCCAACTAAGAAGCAGTTATCTTCAACAGACCATTGAATTAACATTTGATACTTAAATTTACTCATCTTCCTGCTTCTCCTGCTGTTGTTTCTCCTCTACCTCTTTTATAGCTTGTTGCACATCCTTTTCTTGGTAGGGTTTAGCATCCGAACTGTCTTTCCCTGAAACCGTTAGCTTTCCAGCATATAAGGGATGTATCCAGTTAGTGTGGCTTCCTTTTCCTGGGAGTTCAGTAAAACCTACTTGGCGTAACCATTGTTTTAATTCCCTAATTTTCTTAGGCATTACTTAGATCGACTATCAACTACAGTATATTAACTTCAGTATGCGATCGCAGAAGATGTGCAAGCGATGTTAAGCTTTAAAGCGATCGCATTACCAATTCTGACACGTTTGTAATGTGCGATGCCTGCGGCGGGGCGTAGCCCATCGCATCAGTAAACCTCTTCCTCTTCGCTATACTGTGCTGGTGCTTCACCGTGAAACTCAAGAATTTTGGGCTTTTTCATTTTGGGATTAGCAGGTTCAATATTTTCTAGCTGCAAATCAAACTCCCACTCATCCAATAAATCAAAGATAAATTGCAGATGATTTCCTGTTTTCAGTGGTAATTCACCCAAGCGAAAATCGCTGGTATTTGGGGGAATATCAACAAAGGGATGGGAAAATTCAAAAGTACGTCCTAAATGGTCTTTGTAAATGAATCGGTAGAGGTGATCAAAGTCAAAATCAAATGCTTGAACAAATGCTGCGGCGACTTGATCGAGATTGAAGTTGCTAGGAATGGCTATGCGTCGCCAAGCATCCAGCAGGGTGACTTTAAAAGTATATATTGCCTCGGTAAACTCTCCTTTGGCAATGACTAAGGTTTGTTCCCATTCAGGAAAGTAGGTTTGGAGTGATGGTTTTAATTTTTCAAAAGCGATGTGGAAGTTAAGTGTAATTTCCGCATCTTCTGTGTCTGGTTCAATTTCATCATAAATTTCGGAGATTAAAGCTATCATTGCATCTCCCCAAGGACGGCGTTTTACAGTAGCTATTCGCCATCCTTTAGCAGGTTCGGGCTTTCCTGGGATGAGTTCGAGGAAGCCAAATAAATGAAACAGGCTAAGACTGTGCAAGCCAGGGTAATAGACTAATTTATCTTGTTCTGAGTAACTGTTAATATTTAAGCCTTCATCTGGAATTTCTCGCCAAAATTGCAAGCAGCGAAATAATAATCCAAAGGGGTCTCTGGATTCGCCTAAGATTTCGCTTTCTCCCCAAATTAACCAGGATTCTAAAAGTGTGAAATATTGTTCTGTTGGGTTGAAGCCTTGCCAAATTTTGAGGAGTTGTTCGTCTAATACTAATTTGTTTTTTTTGCCTTGGGAGATAACTTGAGATAGTCCAGAGGTGCGAAGGACGAAGTATAACCCGTAAATGTAGGGATATGATTTTTGTTGGGGACGCTTGAGGTTAGTTTCAATGGGGTAACTCAAGCGGGAATTGAGTTGCTGGAGGTATTTGAGAGAGAATTGATGATAAGTGCTGCTAACTTCAACGCCGTCAGGTTGCAGAAATTCTAGGATGGTTTGAAAGTCCCGCAGAATTGTTCCTGGGGAATCTTGGGTGATGGTTTGCTGTTGGAGAAGTTGCTTTTTGTCTTCCGTGAGGGTGGGGAGTTGTTCGCCCAGATGATTGGGGACGGGGAATAGTCGTTTAATCATCTAATTTCAACTCTAGTTGTGTGGCTGTAGTTTTAGATTTACGGGGTTGCTTGGATTTAATTGTAGATTGACGCTTTGGTTTTTTATCAGCTTCGCGGTTAGCTTTCTCTGCTTTGATGCGTTCTAGCAGTTTTTCGGCAGGTTCGTCGTTGGGATCTTGGGGTACGAGTTTGCCTTCAAATGCTTGTTTTAATATCGTTTGTCGGAGCTTTTCAGCACGTTTGAGGTTAGTTTCTATGGTTTTTTCAATTTCTTCAAGAACGGAGAAACAGAGTTCAACTTCTTCTGTGACTGTAACCATAAGTTTGCCGGAGCGGCAGGTTTATGGTTTCAAACCCCGGAGCAGGTAAGGATGGAAAATTAGTTCTCATTTATGGGTGGCAGGAAATCAGAGGGCGTATTGGCAGCCAAATCATCGACATCATCAAACCACATACACTGCCAGACAAGCTTGTTGCTTTGATGAGAGTGCATAGGAGTAATCAAAAGCTGTCGCCAAAAATCAACGCTGTGAGTTTGTTCATTGGCTAGTTGGTTGAGTTTCTGGCTACCTAACCACAGATGACAGATTGAGCAATACCCTGGACGAGAATACCTGGATAATGGTGGAAATTTTTCGTGACAGTGAGGGCATTCCTCAATCAAGGGCTGATGGTCATGCTCAGGGCATTCCTCAATTGTGTTAACTAACCATAACAGTGGATTGTAGATGACTCGATTGTTGACAAACCAGTGGTCATAACATACGGGACACCAAGCTTGATGCAAACGCAAAATGCTAAAC contains the following coding sequences:
- a CDS encoding type II toxin-antitoxin system HicB family antitoxin, which codes for MSKFKYQMLIQWSVEDNCFLVGFPDFPGQRWRTHGDTYEEAVANGIEALESLIMAYEATNEPLPQPTVYQVA
- a CDS encoding type II toxin-antitoxin system HicA family toxin is translated as MPKKIRELKQWLRQVGFTELPGKGSHTNWIHPLYAGKLTVSGKDSSDAKPYQEKDVQQAIKEVEEKQQQEKQEDE
- a CDS encoding IS1096 element passenger TnpR family protein yields the protein MIKRLFPVPNHLGEQLPTLTEDKKQLLQQQTITQDSPGTILRDFQTILEFLQPDGVEVSSTYHQFSLKYLQQLNSRLSYPIETNLKRPQQKSYPYIYGLYFVLRTSGLSQVISQGKKNKLVLDEQLLKIWQGFNPTEQYFTLLESWLIWGESEILGESRDPFGLLFRCLQFWREIPDEGLNINSYSEQDKLVYYPGLHSLSLFHLFGFLELIPGKPEPAKGWRIATVKRRPWGDAMIALISEIYDEIEPDTEDAEITLNFHIAFEKLKPSLQTYFPEWEQTLVIAKGEFTEAIYTFKVTLLDAWRRIAIPSNFNLDQVAAAFVQAFDFDFDHLYRFIYKDHLGRTFEFSHPFVDIPPNTSDFRLGELPLKTGNHLQFIFDLLDEWEFDLQLENIEPANPKMKKPKILEFHGEAPAQYSEEEEVY
- a CDS encoding TniQ family protein → MSVNYYTEDEFWALEKPTIPERSQLFPLEPIGVGTLYVESLSGYIARLADCHTITTGELVLSKVIPLMRHKRSSVSSINIINHLFRDQDFFTSTNEKRIDIATTLIQALKELTWRQDLSCLWPLKWASIFFEFSILRLHQAWCPVCYDHWFVNNRVIYNPLLWLVNTIEECPEHDHQPLIEECPHCHEKFPPLSRYSRPGYCSICHLWLGSQKLNQLANEQTHSVDFWRQLLITPMHSHQSNKLVWQCMWFDDVDDLAANTPSDFLPPINEN